Proteins co-encoded in one Amia ocellicauda isolate fAmiCal2 chromosome 11, fAmiCal2.hap1, whole genome shotgun sequence genomic window:
- the paqr7a gene encoding progestin and adipoQ receptor family member VII, a yields the protein MATIVMEQIGRLFINLQQVQGVPRMLKEAAPSLPGTLKDSDMPHFFREHYIHGGYRPLHHGWRYYFLSLFQRHNETINVWTHLLSALVVLMKSAQLAETVDFVRDVHAWPLLVLLLSAFAYMACSTLAHLLSAKSELSHYAFFFLDYVGVALYQYGSALVHFYYAIEESWHSCFHGLFMPLAAFLSWLSCLGCCYGKYQSHSSTYWVRKACQVVPSALAYTWDISPVVHRVITCFSCSRDPALPFHCGQVAFFLSCAFFFTHQLPQKWFPGRCDFLGQGHQIFHVLLALCTLSQIEASHLDYLGRRAVYRHLHGDSAAPFFCALFVLTGVASALTAVLITSKVRRLLGRRDKSK from the coding sequence ATGGCCACCATTGTCATGGAGCAAATCGGGCGTCTCTTCATCAACCTCCAGCAGGTGCAGGGGGTCCCGCGGATGCTGAAGGAGGCAGCCCCCTCCCTACCCGGCACCCTGAAGGACAGCGACATGCCCCACTTCTTCCGTGAACACTACATCCACGGGGGCTACCGGCCACTCCACCACGGCTGGCGCTACTACTTCCTGTCCCTCTTCCAGCGGCACAACGAGACGATCAACGTGTGGACCCACCTCCTGTCTGCCCTGGTCGTGCTGATGAAGTCCGCCCAGCTGGCAGAGACGGTGGACTTCGTGCGGGACGTCCACGCCTGGCCGCTGTTGGTCCTCCTCCTGTCCGCCTTCGCCTACATGGCCTGCAGCACCCTCGCCCACCTCCTGAGCGCCAAGTCCGAGCTGTCCCACTATGCCTTCTTCTTCCTGGACTACGTCGGGGTGGCGCTCTACCAGTATGGCAGCGCCCTGGTCCACTTCTACTATGCCATCGAGGAGAGTTGGCACTCCTGTTTCCATGGCCTCTTCATGCCCCTCGCCGCCTTCCTGTCCTGGCTCTCTTGCCTGGGCTGCTGCTACGGAAAGTACCAGagccacagctcaacctactGGGTCCGCAAGGCGTGTCAGGTGGTGCCCTCTGCCCTGGCCTACACCTGGGACATCAGCCCCGTCGTCCACCGTGTGATCACCTGCTTCTCCTGCTCCCGGGACCCGGCCCTGCCCTTCCACTGCGGCCAGGTGGCCTTCTTCCTGTCCTGTGCCTTCTTCTTCACCCACCAGCTGCCACAGAAATGGTTCCCGGGCAGGTGCGACTTCCTGGGCCAGGGCCACCAGATCTTCCACGTGCTGCTGGCACTGTGCACCCTCAGCCAGATCGAGgcctcccacctggactacctGGGCAGGCGGGCGGTGTACCGACACCTCCACGGCGACTCGGCGGCCCCGTTCTTCTGCGCTCTGTTCGTCCTGACCGGAGTGGCCAGCGCTCTGACCGCGGTCCTCATTACCTCCAAGGTGCGCCGGCTCCTCGGTCGCAGGGACAAGTCCAAGTGA